From one Idiomarina sp. X4 genomic stretch:
- the rlmKL gene encoding bifunctional 23S rRNA (guanine(2069)-N(7))-methyltransferase RlmK/23S rRNA (guanine(2445)-N(2))-methyltransferase RlmL: MHRFFIACAKGLEELLHEELQAYELPYLKQTFAGCYIDATLEQAYRIVMWSRLASRMLLQLGEHEPSSLDDIKLTLTQFNWQRVFSNNDTFIIDFSGSNDDIRHTQFGAQLVKDCIVDHFRNKGLARPNIEKEQPDIRIAVRLHKGKLVWSLDFSGDGMHKRGYRTEQGAAPLRETLAAAILIRSGIKTELEKSRPAIFDPFCGSGTLLIEAAMMACDHAPGLARGHWGFLRWKEHDTAAWHSVLDEAEERFKLGKAAFNGIIKGSDSSGRMISIASSNANRVLLNDVIEWEEGDATDLEAPAESGLLVTNPPYGERLGEVVETLLLYQRFGKTLKENFQNWQLSILAGDEQLLKRLRLRSHKKYSLLNGAIPVTLALYDLTKEQPDFTESKSNDLLNRLRKNYAKLRRWAEKEALDCWRVYDADMPEYNAAIDIYGDYLVVQEYAAPKTVPDGVANDRLWFMLETLSEALPFDESNIVLKRRQRQSGRQQYEKRSQESKILTVHEYGACFEVNLTDYLDTGLFMDHRLVRKELLEKCNELDVLNLFAYTCTASVQAARSGAKRVVSVDMSNTYLKWGERNFELNNLRGDYEFVQADCFSWMREQRGKQAFDVIFLDPPTFSNSKRMSGTLDIQRDHVGLIKTAANLLHDDGVILFSNNRKKFKIDVEGLEKAGFEVNDQTQASIPEDFKRHKGIHHYFIISRAH, from the coding sequence ATGCATCGTTTTTTTATTGCCTGCGCCAAAGGGCTCGAAGAGCTCCTTCACGAAGAGTTGCAGGCTTACGAACTACCTTATTTAAAACAAACATTTGCGGGCTGCTATATTGACGCAACTTTAGAACAGGCATACCGCATTGTGATGTGGTCGCGGTTAGCCAGCCGCATGTTGCTTCAGTTAGGGGAGCACGAGCCCAGCAGTCTGGACGATATAAAACTGACACTGACTCAGTTTAACTGGCAGCGTGTTTTTAGTAATAACGATACCTTTATTATCGACTTCTCCGGTAGTAATGACGATATTCGTCACACTCAGTTTGGCGCACAGCTGGTTAAGGATTGCATTGTTGATCACTTTCGCAATAAGGGGCTTGCACGGCCGAACATAGAAAAAGAGCAGCCCGATATTCGTATTGCTGTCCGTCTCCATAAGGGAAAATTGGTGTGGTCGTTAGACTTTTCGGGTGATGGTATGCACAAGCGGGGTTATCGAACCGAGCAGGGCGCCGCGCCATTGCGAGAAACGTTGGCCGCAGCAATTCTTATTCGTTCGGGTATTAAGACCGAGTTAGAAAAATCCCGGCCTGCTATCTTTGATCCTTTTTGTGGCTCAGGCACTTTGCTTATTGAAGCGGCAATGATGGCCTGTGATCATGCGCCGGGTCTAGCTCGGGGGCACTGGGGCTTTTTACGTTGGAAGGAGCATGATACCGCTGCATGGCATAGCGTGCTAGATGAGGCCGAAGAGCGTTTCAAATTAGGAAAAGCGGCTTTCAACGGCATCATTAAAGGGTCTGATAGCAGCGGACGAATGATTTCAATTGCCAGTAGCAACGCCAATCGAGTACTACTTAACGATGTTATTGAATGGGAAGAAGGCGATGCGACCGATCTGGAAGCACCGGCTGAATCCGGTCTACTGGTGACCAACCCGCCTTACGGTGAGCGCCTGGGTGAGGTTGTTGAAACCCTGTTGCTTTACCAGCGTTTTGGCAAAACACTAAAAGAAAACTTTCAAAACTGGCAGTTATCAATACTGGCCGGTGACGAGCAGTTACTGAAACGATTACGACTTAGAAGTCATAAGAAATATTCGTTATTAAATGGTGCAATTCCAGTTACTTTAGCACTTTATGACTTAACTAAAGAGCAGCCAGACTTTACAGAAAGTAAAAGCAATGACCTTTTAAATAGGCTTAGAAAGAACTATGCGAAACTTCGCAGGTGGGCTGAGAAAGAAGCGCTAGATTGCTGGCGAGTCTACGACGCTGATATGCCAGAGTACAATGCAGCCATTGATATTTACGGCGATTACTTAGTGGTTCAAGAGTATGCGGCGCCAAAAACTGTTCCTGACGGCGTCGCAAACGATCGTCTGTGGTTCATGTTGGAGACATTGAGCGAAGCATTACCATTTGATGAAAGCAATATTGTATTGAAGCGCCGTCAGCGACAAAGTGGTCGTCAACAATATGAGAAACGCTCTCAGGAAAGTAAAATACTGACCGTTCATGAATACGGTGCATGCTTCGAGGTGAACTTGACGGATTACCTCGACACCGGTTTGTTTATGGATCATCGGTTGGTGCGCAAAGAGCTTTTAGAAAAATGCAATGAGCTTGACGTCTTAAACCTGTTCGCTTACACCTGTACTGCGTCAGTTCAAGCCGCAAGAAGCGGGGCTAAGCGAGTAGTATCTGTTGACATGTCAAATACTTACCTTAAGTGGGGCGAACGTAATTTTGAGCTGAATAACTTGCGTGGTGATTACGAATTTGTTCAAGCCGACTGCTTTAGCTGGATGCGAGAGCAACGTGGTAAACAAGCTTTTGATGTGATCTTTCTGGATCCGCCGACCTTCAGTAACTCCAAACGAATGAGCGGCACTCTGGATATACAACGTGACCACGTAGGCCTTATAAAAACCGCGGCAAACTTGCTGCATGACGATGGCGTTATTTTGTTTTCCAACAACCGTAAGAAATTCAAAATTGACGTTGAAGGTCTGGAGAAAGCCGGTTTTGAAGTCAATGACCAGACGCAGGCGTCTATACCTGAAGACTTCAAACGTCATAAAGGCATACATCATTATTTTATTATTTCACGAGCGCACTAA